The following proteins are encoded in a genomic region of Leishmania major strain Friedlin complete genome, chromosome 25:
- a CDS encoding putative RNA triphosphatase, with protein MSAPRTPSPLEAANVPASATPTAPATAAEAASRSPGDGEASPDPHPLLEVAASLLARLKPFLSESHIEVEARLCNLGQPQKRARESTQKAPVGATPTSIPSRDAPRIVKDGHLRIQVGVSAEDFSRMKAHVAEEAEALPFQQSVTEDVITKTGRYTYAVAEDGSESFVGCIAKRRLCNVEVLVPGCPYDIRVSISTEVPSAATSAPAVKPQGYVRRKRRWTATSGSFEYAFTRVGADDQQCPNFEVEIEGVHANSQTGVTEAWLADLLCRLLALARLKGNTGLPQKRAHGEHQ; from the coding sequence ATGTCAGCTCCTCGTACTCCGTCGCCACTAGAGGCAGCTAATGTACCAGCCTCGGCAACACCAACTGCGCCAGCGACCGCAGCGGAGGCCGCATCTAGGTCTCCAGGCGATGGTGAGGCTTCTCCTGATCCACATCCGTTGCTCGAAGTAGCGGCGTCGCTCCTCGCTCGTCTGAAGCCCTTCTTGTCGGAGTCGCACATCGAGGTCGAGGCGCGACTTTGTAACCTCGGCCAGCCTCAGAAGCGAGCACGTGAGAGCACGCAGAAGGCCCCTGTTGGCGCTACCCCTACATCAATCCCATCACGCGATGCACCGCGTATTGTGAAAGACGGACATCTTCGCATTCAAGTCGGTGTGAGCGCGGAAGACTTCTCCAGGATGAAGGCGCATGTcgcggaagaggcggaggcctTGCCGTTCCAGCAGTCCGTGACGGAGGATGTCATTACGAAAACTGGCCGCTACACGTACGCCGTTGCCGAAGACGGGTCAGAATCGTTTGTCGGGTGCATCGCGAAGAGGCGGCTGTGCAACGTCGAGGTGCTCGTGCCGGGCTGCCCGTACGACATTCGTGTCTCCATCAGCACGGAGGTGCCGAGTGCAGCAACGAGTGCGCCTGCTGTAAAGCCGCAAGGGTACGTTCGTCGCAAGCGGCGGTGGACAGCAACGTCAGGGTCCTTCGAGTACGCCTTTacgcgcgtcggcgccgacgacCAGCAGTGTCCAAACTTCGAGGTGGAAATCGAGGGCGTGCACGCGAACAGCCAGACTGGTGTGACCGAGGCTTGGCTGGCGGATCTGCTGTGCCGTTTGCTGGCCCTCGCGCGGTTGAAGGGCAACACCGGATTGCCACAAAAGCGGGCGCATGGCGAACACCAATGA